The following coding sequences are from one Vulpes vulpes isolate BD-2025 chromosome 12, VulVul3, whole genome shotgun sequence window:
- the GABRD gene encoding gamma-aminobutyric acid receptor subunit delta isoform X10 — protein sequence MSWRDSRLAYNHTNETLGLDSRFVDKLWLPDTFIVNAKSAWFHDVTVENKLIRLQPDGVILYSIRITSTVACDMDLAKYPMDEQECMLHLESYGYSSEDIVYYWSENQEQIHGLNKLQLAQFTITSYHFATELMNFKSAGQFPRLSLHFHLRRNRGVYIIQSYMPSILLVAMSWVSFWISQAAVPARVSLAGITTVLTMTTLMVSARSSLPRASAIKALDVYFWICYVFVFAALVEYAFAHFNADYRKKQKAKAKAKVKVTEQRAEMDVKNAIVLFSLSAAGVTQELAVSRRQCRRPGNLMGSYRCVEVETGEAKKQRGARAGGQGGLRTLFKPIDADTIDIYARVVFPAAFVAVNVLYWAAYTM from the exons ATG AGCTGGCGGGACAGCAGGTTGGCCTACAACCACACCAACGAGACTCTGGGCCTGGACAGCCGCTTCGTGGACAAGCTCTGGCTCCCGGACACCTTCATTGTGAATGCCAAGTCTGCCTGGTTCCACGATGTGACCGTGGAGAACAAGCTTATCCGGCTGCAGCCTGACGGGGTGATCCTGTACAGCATCCG AATCACCTCCACGGTGGCCTGTGACATGGACCTGGCCAAATACCCTATGGACGAGCAGGAGTGTATGCTGCACCTGGAAAGCT ATGGTTACTCCTCGGAGGACATCGTTTACTACTGGTCTGAGAACCAGGAGCAGATCCACGGCTTGAACAAGCTGCAGTTGGCTCAGTTCACCATCACCAGCTACCACTTTGCCACAGAGCTGATGAACTTCAAATCTG CGGGTCAGTTTCCTCGGCTCAGCCTGCACTTCCACCTCCGGAGGAACCGGGGCGTCTACATCATCCAGTCCTACATGCCCTCCATCCTCCTGGTCGCCATGTCTTGGGTCTCCTTCTGGATCAGTCAGGCAGCAGTGCCTGCCAGGGTATCTCTAG CAGGCATTACCACAGTGCTGACCATGACCACGCTGATGGTCAGTGCCCGCTCCTCCCTACCGCGGGCCTCAGCCATCAAGGCGCTGGATGTGTACTTCTGGATCTGCTATGTCTTTGTGTTTGCTGCGTTGGTGGAGTATGCCTTCGCCCACTTCAATGCTGACTACCGGAAGAAGCaaaaggccaaggccaaggccaaggtcaaggtcacagagcagagagcagag ATGGATGTGAAGAATGCCATTGTGCTGTTCTCCTTGTCCGCTGCGGGAGTCACCCAGGAGCTGGCAGTGTCCCGTCGGCAGTGCCGCAGGCCTGGGAACCTCATGGGCTCCTATAGGTGTGTAGAGGTGGAGACAGGAGAAGCCAAGAAACAGCGGGGGGCCCGTGCAGGGGGCCAAGGAGGCCTCCGTACACTTTTCAAGCCCATCGACGCAGACACCATCGACATCTATGCCCGTGTGGTGTTCCCTGCGGCCTTTGTGGCAGTCAATGTCCTCTACTGGGCAGCCTACACCATGTGA
- the GABRD gene encoding gamma-aminobutyric acid receptor subunit delta isoform X8: MEYTMTVFLHQSWRDSRLAYNHTNETLGLDSRFVDKLWLPDTFIVNAKSAWFHDVTVENKLIRLQPDGVILYSIRITSTVACDMDLAKYPMDEQECMLHLESYGYSSEDIVYYWSENQEQIHGLNKLQLAQFTITSYHFATELMNFKSAGQFPRLSLHFHLRRNRGVYIIQSYMPSILLVAMSWVSFWISQAAVPARVSLAGITTVLTMTTLMVSARSSLPRASAIKALDVYFWICYVFVFAALVEYAFAHFNADYRKKQKAKAKAKVKVTEQRAEMDVKNAIVLFSLSAAGVTQELAVSRRQCRRPGNLMGSYRCVEVETGEAKKQRGARAGGQGGLRTLFKPIDADTIDIYARVVFPAAFVAVNVLYWAAYTM; this comes from the exons ATG GAGTACACCATGACGGTGTTTCTGCACCAGAGCTGGCGGGACAGCAGGTTGGCCTACAACCACACCAACGAGACTCTGGGCCTGGACAGCCGCTTCGTGGACAAGCTCTGGCTCCCGGACACCTTCATTGTGAATGCCAAGTCTGCCTGGTTCCACGATGTGACCGTGGAGAACAAGCTTATCCGGCTGCAGCCTGACGGGGTGATCCTGTACAGCATCCG AATCACCTCCACGGTGGCCTGTGACATGGACCTGGCCAAATACCCTATGGACGAGCAGGAGTGTATGCTGCACCTGGAAAGCT ATGGTTACTCCTCGGAGGACATCGTTTACTACTGGTCTGAGAACCAGGAGCAGATCCACGGCTTGAACAAGCTGCAGTTGGCTCAGTTCACCATCACCAGCTACCACTTTGCCACAGAGCTGATGAACTTCAAATCTG CGGGTCAGTTTCCTCGGCTCAGCCTGCACTTCCACCTCCGGAGGAACCGGGGCGTCTACATCATCCAGTCCTACATGCCCTCCATCCTCCTGGTCGCCATGTCTTGGGTCTCCTTCTGGATCAGTCAGGCAGCAGTGCCTGCCAGGGTATCTCTAG CAGGCATTACCACAGTGCTGACCATGACCACGCTGATGGTCAGTGCCCGCTCCTCCCTACCGCGGGCCTCAGCCATCAAGGCGCTGGATGTGTACTTCTGGATCTGCTATGTCTTTGTGTTTGCTGCGTTGGTGGAGTATGCCTTCGCCCACTTCAATGCTGACTACCGGAAGAAGCaaaaggccaaggccaaggccaaggtcaaggtcacagagcagagagcagag ATGGATGTGAAGAATGCCATTGTGCTGTTCTCCTTGTCCGCTGCGGGAGTCACCCAGGAGCTGGCAGTGTCCCGTCGGCAGTGCCGCAGGCCTGGGAACCTCATGGGCTCCTATAGGTGTGTAGAGGTGGAGACAGGAGAAGCCAAGAAACAGCGGGGGGCCCGTGCAGGGGGCCAAGGAGGCCTCCGTACACTTTTCAAGCCCATCGACGCAGACACCATCGACATCTATGCCCGTGTGGTGTTCCCTGCGGCCTTTGTGGCAGTCAATGTCCTCTACTGGGCAGCCTACACCATGTGA